One window of Vespa velutina chromosome 2, iVesVel2.1, whole genome shotgun sequence genomic DNA carries:
- the LOC124946521 gene encoding puff-specific protein Bx42, protein MSLTSLLPTPSQVVWDREDEAREQKLRQRPVSALVKAVITAPPYGQRKGWVPRNAEDFGDGGSFPEIHVAQYPLGMGMKGKETTSNALAVQLDAQGKVKYDVIARQGHSKDKIVYSKLSDLLPSEITSEEDPTLQRPADEEIDEITEKTKKALEKITRSKIAAAMPVRCAEKQAPAQYIRYTPSQQGQSFNSGAKQRVIRMVEAQIDPLEPPKFKINKKIPRGPPSPPAPVMHSPTRKVTVKEQKEWKIPPCISNWKNAKGYTIPLDKRLAADGRGLQQVHLNENFAKLAEALYIADRKAREAVEMRAQLEKKLAQKEKEKKEDHLRQLAQKAREERAGLKSSAALDKAEESRERDQLRQERHKDRARDRNLARAAPDKRSRLQRERERDISEQIALGLPAKSIPTSGEAQFDQRLFNTSKGMDSGYGHDDEYNVYDKPWKDANSIASHIYRPSKNIDKDNYGDDLEKLVKTNRFVPDKEFSGTDRSTTRSGPVQFEKDEEDPFGLDQFLKQAKHATSSTSTTTKRKEDRDQRRDDRDKRRKH, encoded by the exons atgtcTTTGACAag ttTATTGCCAACACCCAGTCAAGTTGTTTGGGATAGGGAAGATGAAGCTCGTGAACAAAAATTACGTCAAAGACCAGTCTCTGCTTTGGTTAAGGCTGTTATTACAGCACCACCTTATGGACAACGTAAAGGATGGGTTCCACGCAATGCAGAG gatTTTGGAGATGGTGGTTCCTTTCCAGAAATTCATGTCGCTCAATATCCTTTGGGAATGGGaatgaaagggaaagaaacgACTAGCAATGCACTTGCAGTTCAATTAGATGCACAAGGAAAAGTTAAATACGATGTTATAGCTAGACAGGGTCATTCTAAAGATAAAATAGTTTATAGTAAACTCAGTGATTTATTACCATCTGAAATAACAAGCGAGGAAGATCCTACCTTACAACGTCCAGCTGATGAGGAAATCGATGAGATTACAGAAAAAACTAAGAAAGCTTTAGAAAAAATTACTAGATCAAAAATTGCTGCTGCAATGCCTGTTAGATGTGCGGAAAAACAAGCACCAGCtcaatatattcgatatactCCTTCTCAGCAAGGACAATCATTTAATTCAGGCGCCAAACAAAGAGTTATTAGAATGGTAGAAGCCCAGATAGATCCATTGGAACCACCAAAATtcaa aattaataaaaaaattccacgaggacctccttctcctccagcACCTGTCATGCATTCTCCAACAAGAAAAGTTACGGTGAAAGAACAGAAGGAATGGAAAATACCGCCTTGTATCAGTAATTGGAAAAATGCTAAG ggTTATACAATTCCTCTCGATAAACGTCTCGCTGCAGATGGTCGTGGATTGCAACAAGTtcatttgaatgaaaattttgcgAAATTGGCAGAGGCATTGTATATTGCTGATAGGAAAGCTCGTGAAGCAGTTGAAATGAGAGCTCAGTTAGAGAAAAAGTTAGCgcagaaggaaaaagagaagaaggaggatcATTTGAGACAGCTAGCACAAAAGGCTAGAGAAGAACGTGCTGGATTGAAGTCCAGTGCGGCATTAG ataaagcCGAAGAATCACGTGAAAGAGATCAGCTAAGACAAGAACGACATAAGGATCGTGCAAGAGATCGAAATTTGGCACGTGCTGCACCAGACAAAAGATCTCGTTTACAACGAGAACGTGAACGTGATATCAGTGAACAAATTGCACTTGGTTTACCAGCGAAAAGCATTCCTACTTCTGGAGAAGCACAATTTGATCAACGTTTGTTTAATACTAGTAAAGGAATGGACAGTGGTTATGGTCACGATGATGAGTATAATGTTTATGATAAACCATGGAAAGATGCAAACTCTATTGCCTCTCATATCTATCGGCcaagtaaaaatattgataaagataattatggaGATGATTTGGAGAAACTTGTTAAAACAAATAg atttGTACCGGATAAAGAGTTCAGTGGTACTGATAGATCAACTACACGATCTGGACCAgtacaatttgaaaaagatgAGGAAGATCCTTTCGGTTTGGATCAATTCTTGAAACAAGCTAAACATGCTACTAGTTCAACAAGTACAACAACAAAACGTAAAGAGGATCGAGATCAACGTCGTGACGATCGTGATAAACGTaggaaacattaa